Proteins from a genomic interval of Lolium perenne isolate Kyuss_39 chromosome 1, Kyuss_2.0, whole genome shotgun sequence:
- the LOC127340884 gene encoding receptor kinase-like protein Xa21, translated as METKAEKSGLKLMGIYVHEDSDKPGVIHQGGSIMLGIRPGLIGFFSATDSDALLCLKSQLSDPTRALDSWSNSSITFCSWRGVTCSTRQTSRVISLDLESLNLAGHIFPCIGELSFLTRLHMPNNQLNGHITQDIGRLTRLRYLNLSMNSFDGMIPDTISSCTRLEVFSLERNSLEGEIPPSLAQCSFLQQIILSNNNLKGTIPSGFGLLPQLVALLLTSNELTGTIPRLLGSNKFFIRVNLKNNSLSGGIPAALFNSTTISYIDLSRNNLSGPIPPFPQTSSLLKYLALTENHLSGGIHSSIGNMSFLSSLQLAHNNFQGNIPESIGKISSLQVLNLKGNNLSGIVPSTIYTNCSLTYLSLSNNQLFGRIPSDIGYTLPNITELILGGNRFDGPIPASLGNASNLQNLDLRKNSLTGGIPSLGLLRKLKILDVGTNMLKSGDWTFLSSLTNCTQLQILCLDFNGLGGIIPRSIGDLSSTLEVLLLSEDQLTGDIPSEIGKLKGLTVLVMQKNSLTGHIPDTLGNLPNMSLLSLSNNKLSGEIPHSIGKLERLTEIYFMENNLTGQIPASLKGCKNLLLLNLSSNSFNGSIPWEILSISTLSKGLDLSYNQLSGNIPSQIGHVMNLNSLSISNNQLSGEIPSALGECLLLESLHLEKNFLQGKIPGSLSALRGIYEMDLSQNNLSGTIPEFFESFTSLYILNLSFNELEGPVPKGGVFANSTAISIQGNKKLCARSPMHQVPLCGALPSKTKKTSYVLTIVVPLTIVGFITSACLGFILLKKNRGATERPITQSFKWRNILSYNDLFKATNGFSSASVVGSGRFGLVYKGQLGVETIAIKVFKLDQFGASKSFFAECEALRNFRHRNLIKVISLCSTTDPRGNEFKALILEYKELGDLESWLHQRTLSLGSRITIAKDIAVALDYLHNRCSPPLVHCDLKPRNVLLDDDMVACLTDFGLAKFLHGDSSTGVSMSTSIAGPRGSVGYIAPEYGTGSKISTAGDVYSYGIILLQMMTGKQPTDDMFKDGTNLHGFVEEALQQNFGDILEPSLTKYDEGGESLTTVKITWLVKQLAKLGLKCSETSPKDRPTIKDVHDEIISIEEMFSSLHH; from the exons ATGGAAACAAAGGCTGAAAAATCGGGATTGAAATTAATGGGGATTTACGTCCATGAAGATTCGGATAAGCCAGGTGTCATCCATCAGGGTGGGTCTATCATGCTGGGTATTAGACCCGGTCTCATAGGATTTTTTTCCGCTACTGATAGTGATGCACTTCTCTGCCTCAAATCTCAACTCTCTGATCCCACAAGAGCCTTAGATTCATGGAGTAATTCCTCTATCACCTTCTGTTCTTGGCGTGGAGTGACATGCAGCACAAGACAGACATCTCGTGTGATTTCATTAGACCTGGAGTCACTGAACCTCGCTGGCCACATATTCCCCTGCATTGGAGAGCTCAGTTTCCTAACCAGACTCCACATGCCCAACAACCAGCTCAATGGCCACATCACCCAAGACATCGGGCGGTTGACCCGACTTAGATATCTAAACCTTAGCATGAACTCCTTTGATGGTATGATTCCAGACACCATATCTTCTTGTACCCGTCTCGAGGTCTTCAGCTTGGAGAGAAACTCCCTTGAAGGTGAGATCCCTCCAAGTCTTGCTCAGTGTTCGTTTCTTCAACAAATTATTCTTAGCAACAACAATCTTAAAGGTACCATTCCTTCCGGGTTTGGTCTACTTCCCCAACTTGTTGCACTATTGCTCACCAGCAACGAGCTCACTGGCACTATTCCTCGGTTATTGGGGAGCAACAAATTTTTCATAAGGGTGAATCTAAAAAATAATAGCCTCAGCGGAGGAATCCCTGCTGCCTTGTTCAATAGCACAACAATTTCTTACATAGACCTATCACGCAATAACCTTTCTGGGCCTATCCCACCTTTCCCTCAAACCTCCTCACTACTGAAATATCTTGCTCTAACTGAAAATCACCTCTCAGGAGGCATTCATTCCTCAATTGGAAACATGTCTTTCTTGTCTTCCCTGCAACTTGCTCACAATAACTTCCAAGGTAACATTCCAGAGAGCATAGGCAAGATTTCAAGTCTCCAGGTACTGAACTTAAAAGGTAATAATTTGTCAGGAATTGTCCCATCAACCATTTACACAAATTGTTCCCTTACATATCTTAGTCTGAGTAACAACCAACTTTTTGGGAGAATCCCTTCCGACATTGGCTATACACTACCAAACATCACTGAATTGATACTAGGAGGGAACCGTTTTGATGGCCCAATTCCCGCTTCGTTGGGAAATGCATCAAATCTGCAAAACCTAGACCTTCGGAAAAACTCACTCACTGGTGGTATTCCATCACTCGGACTCTTGCGCAAGTTGAAAATCCTAGACGTGGGTACAAACATGCTTAAATCTGGAGATTGGACTTTTTTGTCCTCTCTAACAAACTGTACTCAACTACAGATATTATGTTTGGATTTTAATGGCCTTGGGGGTATAATACCTAGATCTATTGGGGATCTTTCAAGTACCTTAGAAGTGCTTCTCCTATCGGAAGATCAGCTGACTGGAGATATACCTTCAGAGATAGGAAAACTCAAAGGTCTAACTGTCCTTGTAATGCAAAAAAATTCACTCACAGGGCATATTCCTGATACACTTGGAAATCTTCCAAACATGTCCCTACTAAGCTTATCCAACAACAAACTTTCCGGAGAAATCCCACATTCGATTGGTAAACTTGAGCGGCTCACTGAAATTTACTTCATGGAAAACAATTTGACTGGTCAAATACCTGCTAGTTTGAAAGGATGTAAAAATTTGTTGTTGTTGAACCTCTCTTCCAATAGCTTCAATGGAAGCATTCCATGGGAAATATTATCAATTTCCACACTTTCTAAAGGCTTGGATCTTTCCTATAACCAGCTTAGTGGGAACATACCTTCGCAAATAGGTCATGTGATGAATCTCAATTCACTTAGTATTTCCAACAACCAATTATCAGGTGAAATTCCTTCCGCACTCGGTGAATGCCTTCTTTTGGAATCTCTCCATTTGGAGAAAAATTTCCTGCAAGGAAAAATCCCAGGTTCTCTGAGCGCTTTAAGAGGCATATATGAGATGGATCTATCCCAAAACAACTTGTCTGGTACAATTCCAGAATTTTTCGAGTCATTTACCTCCTTATATATTCTCAACTTGTCCTTCAATGAACTTGAGGGACCAGTTCCTAAAGGTGGTGTTTTCGCCAATTCAACTGCCATATCTATCCAAGGAAACAAAAAGTTATGTGCAAGATCTCCAATGCACCAAGTGCCACTGTGTGGTGCATTACCTTCCAAAACCAAGAAGACGTCATATGTTCTAACAATAGTGGTTCCGCTTACCATTGTTGGTTTTATCACCTCGGCATGTCTTGGATTCATCCTTCTGAAGAAGAACAGAGGTGCAACTGAACGGCCCATCACCCAATCGTTCAAGTGGCGCAACATACTATCGTACAATGATTTATTCAAAGCAACAAATGGTTTCTCTTCGGCCAGCGTTGTTGGTTCCGGAAGATTTGGATTGGTATATAAAGGCCAATTAGGAGTGGAAACAATTGCCATTAAGGTATTCAAGCTTGACCAATTTGGAGCATCAAAGAGTTTCTTTGCTGAATGTGAGGCATTGAGAAACTTTCGCCACCGGAATCTTATAAAGGTTATTAGTTTATGCTCAACCACTGATCCAAGAGGAAATGAGTTCAAAGCACTTATTCTTGAGTACAAGGAACTTGGTGACCTAGAAAGTTGGCTCCATCAACGAACATTAAGTTTAGGCTCAAGAATAACAATAGCCAAGGACATAGCTGTTGCATTAGACTATCTCCATAATCGGTGCAGTCCTCCTTTGGTTCATTGTGATCTTAAACCAAGAAATGTCCTTCTAGATGACGATATGGTTGCATGTCTTACTGACTTTGGTCTCGCAAAATTTCTTCATGGCGACTCTTCAACGGGGGTTAGTATGTCAACAAGCATTGCTGGACCAAGAGGATCAGTCGGCTACATTGCACCTG AGTACGGCACAGGAAGCAAAATCTCAACAGCGGGGGATGTCTATAGCTATGGAATTATTCTTCTACAGATGATGACGGGGAAGCAACCAACAGATGATATGTTCAAGGATGGTACGAACCTTCACGGATTTGTGGAAGAAGCACTGCAACAAAATTTTGGTGACATTTTAGAACCCAGTCTGACCAAATATGATGAAGGTGGGGAAAGTCTCACAACAGTAAAAATAACATGGTTGGTCAAACAGCTGGCTAAACTTGGCCTAAAGTGCTCTGAGACATCACCGAAGGATCGGCCAACAATTAAGGACGTTCATGATGAAATCATAAgcattgaagaaatgttttcatcaTTGCACCACTGA
- the LOC127340873 gene encoding E3 ubiquitin-protein ligase CHIP isoform X2 — MAAAAAAAATSDGVGPGVARQAELRRAEGNACFRKARLGAAIDCYTEAIALCPDVAVYWMNRGLCHFRRKDWARVEEDSRRALALDDALFKGHYLLGCALLEKEECALAIEEFQKALNLLKSSNSVDKMAEDIWQVLAKAKYLHWEKHSTERVWKMQSLREACENALQEHHFLSGTLPEHSDNEYSEQCKLLSEVFTKAVLDDTPGDVPDYLCCQITFEIFRDPVITPSGVTYERGILLEHLRKVCPLPKLLIITFSLGGKFRPSDTGALEGATVGSESCHQGSSPGLPQGAQLGLQVLTEGIDGWPLGLAD; from the exons atggcggcggcggcggcggcggcggcgacgtcggACGGGGTCGGCCCCGGCGTGGCCCGGCAGGCGGAGCTCCGGCGCGCCGAGGGCAACGCGTGCTTCCGCAAGGCCCGCCTCGGCGCCGCCATCGACTGCTACACCGAG GCGATTGCGCTGTGCCCCGACGTGGCCGTGTACTGGATGAACCGGGGCCTCTGCCACTTCAGGCGCAA GGACTGGGCCAGGGTCGAGGAGGACAGCAGGAGGGCTCTCGCGCTCGACGACGCCCTCTTCAAG GGGCATTACCTGCTAGGATGCGCCCTGCTCGAGAAGGAGGAGTGCGCTCTCGCCATCGAAGAGTTTCAGAAG GCTTTGAATCTCCTCAAGTCTTCGAATTCAGTGGATAAAATGGCGGAGGACATCTGGCAGGTACTTGCCAAGGCGAAATATCTGCACTGGGAAAAACACTCCACTGAACGAGTTTGGAAGATGCAAAGCTTAAG GGAAGCATGTGAAAATGCTCTGCAGGAGCATCACTTTCTTAGCGGCACACTTCCGGAACACTCTGACAATGAGTACTCAGAACAATGCAAACTATTATCTGAAGTCTTCACGAAAGCTGTACTTGATGACACACCAGGAGAT GTGCCTGACTACCTTTGCTGTCAAATAACTTTTGAGATTTTTAGAGATCCAGTTATCACACCAAGTGGTGTGACATATGAAAGGGGCATATTACTTGAGCATCTTCGCAAGGTGTGCCCTCTTCCTAAGCTG CTCATAATAACTTTTTCTTTAGGTGGGAAATTTCGACCCAGTGACACGGGAGCCCTTGAAGGAGCAACAGTTGGTTCCGAATCTTGCCATCAAGGAAGCAGTCCAGGCCTACCTCAAGGAGCACAGCTGGGCCTACAAGTCTTAACTGAGGGGATTGATGGTTGGCCTTTGGGATTAGCTGATTGA
- the LOC127340873 gene encoding E3 ubiquitin-protein ligase CHIP isoform X1, with amino-acid sequence MAAAAAAAATSDGVGPGVARQAELRRAEGNACFRKARLGAAIDCYTEAIALCPDVAVYWMNRGLCHFRRKDWARVEEDSRRALALDDALFKGHYLLGCALLEKEECALAIEEFQKALNLLKSSNSVDKMAEDIWQVLAKAKYLHWEKHSTERVWKMQSLREACENALQEHHFLSGTLPEHSDNEYSEQCKLLSEVFTKAVLDDTPGDVPDYLCCQITFEIFRDPVITPSGVTYERGILLEHLRKVGNFDPVTREPLKEQQLVPNLAIKEAVQAYLKEHSWAYKS; translated from the exons atggcggcggcggcggcggcggcggcgacgtcggACGGGGTCGGCCCCGGCGTGGCCCGGCAGGCGGAGCTCCGGCGCGCCGAGGGCAACGCGTGCTTCCGCAAGGCCCGCCTCGGCGCCGCCATCGACTGCTACACCGAG GCGATTGCGCTGTGCCCCGACGTGGCCGTGTACTGGATGAACCGGGGCCTCTGCCACTTCAGGCGCAA GGACTGGGCCAGGGTCGAGGAGGACAGCAGGAGGGCTCTCGCGCTCGACGACGCCCTCTTCAAG GGGCATTACCTGCTAGGATGCGCCCTGCTCGAGAAGGAGGAGTGCGCTCTCGCCATCGAAGAGTTTCAGAAG GCTTTGAATCTCCTCAAGTCTTCGAATTCAGTGGATAAAATGGCGGAGGACATCTGGCAGGTACTTGCCAAGGCGAAATATCTGCACTGGGAAAAACACTCCACTGAACGAGTTTGGAAGATGCAAAGCTTAAG GGAAGCATGTGAAAATGCTCTGCAGGAGCATCACTTTCTTAGCGGCACACTTCCGGAACACTCTGACAATGAGTACTCAGAACAATGCAAACTATTATCTGAAGTCTTCACGAAAGCTGTACTTGATGACACACCAGGAGAT GTGCCTGACTACCTTTGCTGTCAAATAACTTTTGAGATTTTTAGAGATCCAGTTATCACACCAAGTGGTGTGACATATGAAAGGGGCATATTACTTGAGCATCTTCGCAAG GTGGGAAATTTCGACCCAGTGACACGGGAGCCCTTGAAGGAGCAACAGTTGGTTCCGAATCTTGCCATCAAGGAAGCAGTCCAGGCCTACCTCAAGGAGCACAGCTGGGCCTACAAGTCTTAA